The genomic stretch ACCACATCGCCGATGACGCGATCCTCCTCATCGTCAACCCGGGAAACAGTGTCGAGAGCCTCACGCTTGATGAGGTGCGGGGCATCTACAACGGCACCTACACGAACTGGAACCAGGTCGGCGGGTCTGAGGCGCAGATCGTCGTTGTGGGAAGAGACAGTGCATCGGGAACACGGGAGTTCTTCTCCGAGTTTGTCATGGATGAGGAAGACTTCACCAGGACCCAGGAGGAGTTCAACTCGAACGGCGGAATCCAGCAGAAAGTCTCCCAGACTCCGGGCGCGTTCGGCTACGTCGGCCTCGGCTACACCGAAGGCGTGAAGCCGCTCGCGCTGGACGTCGGCGGAACCAGCGTTGAGCCCACGCTCCAGAACATCACGGACGGGACGTATCCCATCAGCCGGCCGCTCTACATGCTGACGAACGGAGAGCCTGAGGGGCTTGCGCAGCGGTACATCGATTTCATCCTGAGCGCGGAAGGCCAGGAGATCGTAGCGAGCGAAGATTACATCCCGGTGCGGGGATGAACGGGGTAACGCCCCCATTTTTTTGAGTGCTACGGCGGAGTGCTGATGGCAAAAGGTTTCAGCATACGGGCCCGGTGCCAGAACTTCGGGTGGCCGCGAGATCGCGGAACGGGAGAGATCGGCAGGCCGATCATTGGAGCGAAGAGGCGGTTTGTCGATCGGGCCGTCGGCAAAATGCTCTTTTGTGCCGCGCTGGCCGCGATCGTCGCAGTCTTCTTTATCATCGTCTTCCTGCTCCGCGACGGCTACCAGATCGTTCTCGAGACAGGTCTCTGGAACTTCCTCGTCGGTGCGGAATGGAACCCGACCGGCCTGAATCCGGCCTACGGGGTGTTTCCGCTCATCACCGGGACGATCCTGGTTATGGCGCTCGCGATGGTCATCGCTGTCCCGCTCAGCATCGGGAGCGCTGTCTTCATCGCAGAGATCGCCTCTCCGGGGATGAAATCAGTTATAAAACCCGCTATCGAGCTGCTGGCCGGCATTCCCTCCGTCGTCTACGGATTCTTCGGCCTGATCCTCCTGACCGACTGGATACGTGTCGTATTCGACCAGCCGTCGGGGTCGAGCTGGCTTGCAGGCTCGATCCTCCTCGCGATCATGGCCATACCGACGATCACGAGCGTCGCCGAGGATGCCATCAGTTCGGTCCCGAGAGAGTTCAAAGAGGGCAGCCTCGCTCTCGGGGCAACGCACTGGCAGACGATCCGGAGGGTCATCGTGCCCGGCGCGCTCTCCGGCATCAGCGCAGCGATCATCCTCGGGATGGGGCGCGCCATCGGCGAGACGATGGCGGTGCTGATGGTCACGGGGAACGCCGCCGTCATCCCGGACCCGATCTACGACGTCTTCTCCCCCGTACGGACGCTGACCGGGACGCTGGGCATCGAGATGGGCGAGGTCGCGTTCGGAAGCACGCATTACCATGCGCTCTTCGGTGTTGCGGTGGTCCTGCTCTTCACCACGCTCGCGATCAACAGCGCGGCACGGGTCATCATCACCCGGATACAGGGAACACAGGGTACGGCACGGCCCACGCCGTCCGGGCGGGTGAAGGCCGCGATCCTGCACTCCACGCCGTATCAGGCTATTACCGGGGCGGCCTCACGCATAACCCACGCCGTATCGGCGCCGTTCGGAAGGCTTCTCCCCCCGAGGGCCTCGCAGCGATGCGCGTTCCTCCTGGTATCGCTCTCGGTCGCGATCGTGATCGCGGCTCTCGGAGTGATCCTCTTCGAGCTCGTCGTCAACGGAGCCGGAGCGATCTCCTGGGAGTTCCTGACCGGGTCGCCGAGAGATCTCGGGAGAGCAGGAGGAATATTCCCCGCGATCGTCGGGACGTTCTACCTCGTGGGAGGAGCTCTCGCTATCGCCCTTCCGCTCGGGATCGCGACGGCCGTCTATCTCGTCGAGTACACGGCCGAGACCCCGCTGACGCGGAGCACCCGTACCGCGGTGGACCTGCTGAACGGAACGCCGTCCATCGTCTTCGGACTCTTCGGGTTCGCGTTCCTGGTGCTCTTTATGGGCTTCGGGGTCTCGCTGATCGCCGGACAGATCACCCTCGGCCTGATGATCCTCCCGATGATCATCCGGACGACCGAAGAGGCGCTCCGGTCGATCCCCGGCTCTCTCCGGGAGGGAAGTTACGCTCTCGGCGCCACAAAGTGGCAGACGATCTGGCGGGTGGTCCTTCCCCCGGCACTCCCCGGGATCCTCACCGGAGCGATCCTCTCCATCGGGCGTGCTGCAGGCGAGACGGCCCCCATCATGTTCACGGCAGCGATCTTCAGCAGCAGATTCCTGCCGTCGTCGCTCACGGAACCGGTGATGGCGCTCCCATACCACCTCTTCGTCCTCACCACAACCGTTCCGGGGGCGGCCACGCAGAGTTACGGGACCGCGTTCGTGCTCCTGCTGCTGGTCCTCACGATCTATCTCGCCGCGATCCTGGTTCGGCGGCGATACCACCGGGCAACGGTGATGTAAATGACTGGATCCACGATCCTCGAGACGACAAACCTCAACCTCTGGTACGGGCAGAAGCATGCCCTCATCGATATCTCGCTCCAGATCCCGAAGAATAAGGTCACGGCGCTGATCGGACCGTCGGGATGCGGGAAATCGACCCTGCTCCGGTGCTTCAACCGGATGAACGACCTCATCGACTCCTCAAGGATCACCGGAGAGATTCTCTTTAACGGGAACGATATCCACGATCCCCATGTGGACGTATACGCGATCCGCGAGAAGATCGGCATGGTCTTCCAGAAACCCAACCCGTTCCCGAAGAGCATCTACGAGAACGTCGCTTACGGCTCCCGTATTCATGGGGTGGGCGATAAGAAGGAACTCGACCGCACCGTCGAGGAGAGCCTGAAGGGGGCCGCGCTCTGGGACGAAGTGAAGGACCGCCTCCACGAACCCGCGCTCTCCCTCTCGGGCGGACAGCAGCAGAGGCTCTGCATCGCGCGATCCCTTGCGGTCGGGCCGGAGGTGATCCTGATGGACGAGCCATGCTCCGCCCTCGACCCCATCGCCACGGCAAAGATCGAGGACCTCATCGTCCGGCTTGCCCGGGACTACACCGTCGTCATCGTCACGCACAACATGCAGCAGGCGGCACGGGCCAGCGACTGCACCGGGTTCATGTACCTGGGAAGACTGGTGGAGTTCGACAAAACCACGAAGATCTTCGAAGATCCCGGTGAAGAACTGACGGAGAACTACATCACCGGGCGGTTCGGGTAGGGAGAACCAATGGTAACGAAATTTCATACGGAAATTGCGTCCCTGAAAGGGGATGTTCTCGCGATGGGCCGCCTCGCACAGGGTATGCTCCGGCAGTCGATGGTAGCGTTGAAGGCCCAGGACGTGACGCTCGCCGAGACGATCGGCGAGGAGAAGCAGAAACTCGCGGATTACGATGATGGGATCGAGCAGAAATGCCTGAGACTCATCGCCCTCAACCAGCCGATGGCAAAAGACCTCCGGACGATCGCAGCCTCGATGAAGATGATCACGAACCTCCACCGCATCGGCCGCTACGGGAAAGACATCACCATCGTTGTACCCGATCTCGCCGGGGCGCCGCACGTGGGAAACCTCGTCAGCCTCCCCCACATGGGAGAGGTCGTCGACGGGATGATCGCGGATGTGCTGGTCGCGTTCGAACGCGAGGACCTCGCCGTGATAGCCAATATCCAGGAGAGGGAGGAGGTCGTCGACGCCCTCAGGTACTCCATATTCCGCGAGTGCCTCACCTACATGATGGAGGACCAAAAGAACATCACGCGGTGCACGAACTACGTCATGATCGCCCGGTACCTCGAACGTTGCGGGGACCACGCGTGCAAGATCGCGGAGAAGGTGCACTACATGGTGACGGGCGACCGGATTGAGATCCGGTGATACGGACGACCGGCCGGTAACCGCCCGACATTCCCAAGTGGTTTTATACCCGCAAACGAATCTCTCAGAGAGATGCAGAATGAGCAGCCCGTGAACCTGAAGGGCATCGCGTGGACGGCGATGCAGCAGTACGGCTTCATCCCGGCCTTCCGGCCGGCCGTCCTCCGGGAGGTCGACGCTCTCGCCGAAGACGCCTTCCCGGATACCCCCGGCGACCCCCTCGATCTCCGGTCGCTCCTCTGGTCCTCGATCGACAACCACGACTCAGAGGACCTCGACCAGATCGAGGTCTGCGAAGAAGGATCGGGCGGTGAGATCCGGGTCAGGGTCGCGATTGCGGACGTCGACTCCCGCGTCCCGAAAGGATCGGAGACCGACCGGCACGCCGCCCATAACGGAACATCCGTTTATACCGGCGTAACGACCTTCCCGATGCTCCCCGACCGCCTCTCGGCGGGCATCACCTCGCTCCTGCCCGGCCGGGACCGGATGGCGGTCGTCATCGAGTATACCGTCCTTGCCGACGGGAGGACGCGGCCCGGCGAGATCTACCGGGCGACCGTCAGGAACCACGCGAAACTCGTCTACGAGGAGGTCGGCGACTGGCTGGAGGGGAGCGGCCCCGTTCCGGAGGCGGTCAGGGAGACGCCGTGGCTTGCAGAGCAGGTCCTCCTTCAGCACGAGGCCGCGGTGCGCATGAAGAAGCGGCGGACGGAGCAGGGAGCGCTCGCCCTTGAGACGATCGAGGCCGAGCCGGTCGTGGCGGACGGCCGGGTCATGGGGCTCGTCGTCCAGGAGCAGAACCTCGCCCGGTGCCTCATCGAGGAGTTCATGGTCGCGGCGAACGGCAGCATAACGGCGTTCCTCGCCGCCGCCGGTCTTCCCATGATCCACCGGGTCGTCCGCACCCCGAAGAACTGGGACGGGATCGTTCAAGAAGCGGAGGACCGCGGCGAGACCCTGCCCGACCACCCGGACGCCGAAGCGCTCACGCGATTCCTCATCCGGCAAAAGGCGGCCGACCCCGACCGCTTCCCCGACCTCTCCCTGACTGTCGTGAAACTGATGGGCGCGGGGGAGTACGTGGCGTTCCGGCCGGGAGACGAGCCGGTCGGCCACTTCGCCCTCGCGGTCACCGACTACACCCACGGCACCGCACCGAACCGGCGCTACGTCGATATTGTCATCCAGCGGCTGATAAAATCGGTCATCGACGGGGATGAATGCCCGTATACCTGCGAAGAACTCGACGACCTCGCCGCACGGCTCACCGACCGGGAGAAGGCGTCGCAGAAGGTCGAGCGCTACGTCCGGAAGGCGGCGGCTGCCGTCCTCCTCCGGGAGCGGATCGGCGAGACGTTCGAGGCGTTCGTCACCGGCGCCTCCGAGAAGGGAACCTACGTCCGGCTGATCGATCCGCCGGCCGAAGGAAGGGTCGTGCTGGGCGAGCAGGGGCTCCGGGTCGGCCAGCGGGTGCACGTCCGCTTGCTCGCGACGGACCCCTACAAAGGCTTCATCGACTTCGCGCGTACCGGATAAAGGGGGATCCCCTCCCCCATTCAGTATCCGAGCCGTTCCCTGATCAGGACGAGGGATACCCGCCCATCGGCGTCCTCCTTATCGAGGATCACGTGCTTGCCGATGTAACTTCCCATGCCGTAGACGTGCTGTGCCCGCTGGTTCTCGAGGGGCAGGCAGTACTCCCGGCACCGCCGGAGCGCATCGTCGACGGTCGGCACGATCTTGTTTGTCCCGGAGACGAGGATGAGGTGGGCCGCCGCGTGAGGCCACGCCCCCATCCGGCTCCCGGTCTTGTCGCACCCGACGACCTCGCCCGACTCGGCGATCGCCTGGACCCCGGAGAGGAAGTAGTCGGCGGCCACGCTCTTCCTGCGGAGCGCGTGCCGCTTCTTCTCATCGTTCTCGGCGGTGATGACCGCGTGGTAATCGCGCCACCCCTTCCGGTTCTCCTTAAGCGCCCGGTCAAACCCCATCTCGTTCATGGTCGTCGAGGAGCCGTACATGACCTCGGCCCCCTCCGGGATCAGGTCGATAACGGCCCGGAGCCCCTCCTCTGCCGTATCCACAAGAATCACCCTGATATTCCGGGATTCAACTGCTTCAGCCGTTCTTTTTATCGTCGCCTCGTCCGGAACCCGGTTCCACCGTTCCGTGTCCACCCCGGCATCCTTCACCAGGTTGACCGCACTGTACTCGGTGGGTTTTGCCATCTGCTGGCCGGTAACATCTGCCATCCAATCACCTTCAGGGACGGAGATACGTCATCCCACATATACCTCTCGATGACCCGGATCACAGAGAGGAGGCATACGCTTACCACGGGAGTTTCAGTACCAGACGTGGTCCATAAGCACCCGGCCGTCCTCGCGGAACCCGGTCCCCTCCATCTCAAGCAGCCTCCGCTTCATCTCAAGGCCGCCCTGAAATCCGCCCATCGCTCCGTCCGACCGCAGGGCGCGGCGGCAGGGGATGGCAAGAGGAAATGGGTTCCTGGCGAGTGCGTTCCCGACCGCCCGTGCGGCGCCGGGCACCCCGAGGCGCCGGGCGATGCGCCCGTAGGTGCTGACGTATCCCCGGGGAATGCCGGATTCGGCGAGGAGAACGCGCTGCTGGAACGGCGGGCGCCGGTCAAGGTCGAGGAGATCGATATCGAACTGCACATCCTTCCCCAGGAGGAAGGACTGTATCCCGGCGCTGAACGCCGGGACCTCTCCATCGCGGGGCTCCTCGACGGAAGGCATGCCCTCAATCATCATCGCATCGGATCGTGGGTCGCCGGGGAGGAGTATTCCATGTACCCTCGGCCCCGAGCGGGAGTGGACCCGGATGAGGCGGGCCTGACCGGATGCCGTCGCGATCCCGGCGACCACCGGCATCGTATCGGGCAGACCGTCAAGAGATCGATCCATGATCGGAGAAGACGATCCCCCGGCATCTCATTTTGTGGGAGGAAAGGGCTGTCCGTGACCCGGAGATAGCCCCGGTCAGGATCGGGTCGTACCGGCGCAACAGGTATATCAGGCACCAGCATAAAACAGGGGTAGATGTTTGAACAGATAGGGAATCTCATCGACGTCGTCATACACTTCGATGATTTTCTGCCGCTCGTCATCGAGGAGTACGGGACATTCGTGTACTTCTTCCTCTTCCTCATAATCTTCCTCGAGACGGGGCTGGTCGTCACCCCCTACCTTCCGGGCGATTCGCTCCTGTTCCTTGTAGGCGCAATCGCCGCACAGGGCAACCTCAGCCTCCTCCCCGTCCTCGCGCTCCTGATAACGGCGGCGATTGCGGGGGACACGCTGAACTACTTGATCGGGAGGGAGTTCGGCTCCCGGTTCCTCTCGCGGGGAATCCCGTTCATCAGACCGCACCATATCGAGAAGACCGAAGCCTACTTCGAGAAGTACGGCGGGAAGACCATTGTGATAGCCAGGTTTGCTCCCTTCGTCCGGACCCTGGCGCCGTTCCTCGCGGGGACCGGGAAGATGGACTACTCCAGGTTTATCCTGTTCAATGCGACCGGAGGGGTGTTGTGGGTCACGAGTTTCATCCTCGCGGGCTACCTCTTCGGGAACATCCCCCTCATCTCCGAGAACTTCAACCTTGTTGCTTTCGCGATCATCGCGGTCTCCCTGGTCGGCGTGGGTTCCATGATCCTCGATGTCAAACGGCTCTGAGATCCGCCGGGAAGAATGCCTGAATATTTTCTTCAGAATAGAGATCGGAGAATTTGTCTCAAAAAAGGTCAGGGGGCCGGTGCGGCCTCCACGGCTTGTTCTTCCTCTTCCATCGCTTCGCTGTCCCAGACAAGGGCGCTCTTCATCTCGGTCATGATCACCCTCGATCCCGGGGGAACCCGGATCGCGTCGCCGATATCCTCCGGAGCCCGCGCCCAGACGACCTGGTGCTTGACATCCCCGTCGGGCAGCAGCACCACAACGCTGTAGGTGTTCATGCCCTCCTCGGGAATACCCTCCTCCCCCGGGGTGATACGGTAACATGTAAACGTGACCGGGGCCGCTTCTCCTGCCGTGCTTTCTTCTGCTCCACCTCTCATACGCGTTCCTCCGTCACCCGGACGTGCGCGGCTCCACGAGGTCCTCAGGGGCATCCCCCTTCTCCGCCGGGAGCCCGGCGCCACGCCGGAGAGCCACCTCCTCTGGATCTCCCGGATATAATACCTTGCCCCTGCCGCGGCTCAGGCGGGAGGGGAGGTGTACCCGGACAGGGGTCCGGTGCCGTACCCTGCCGGCCGCTGGAAAAAAATAATCTATGGGAGGCGGAGAGGCGGCTCTCACGCGACGTGGATGTACCGGTCGACCAGTTCCCGGATCGCGTCGTTGTTGCCGTAGAGCCTCTCGCTCAGTCCCAGGTCGTCGAAGGCCTTCAGGGTAGAGATCCTGCTCTCGATCATTCCCGCCGGGAAGATCCCGTTCGACTCGAAGATCGCACGCTTCGCCTCGAGTGCCTCGGCCGACTCGACGCAGGAGGCAGGAAGCTGCTTGAACGTCGCGAGACGTTCCTTGAACTCGGGGCGGAAGATGTTCCCGCTGACATAGAGTTTCTCGGCCGCTTCGAGCGCGCCGGGCATCTCGATTCCGCGGAGCGCCGCCACGATGAGACCGGCGACGATCAGGTAGGGATCGGCCGATCCGTCGGCGACCCGGTACTCGAACGTCTGCTTTGAGGGGCGGTTCGGCCGATGACCGTTCTCGCCGGGGTTCGCGTCACGGGTCATGCCGTCGGCGCCGACCCAGCCGAGAGGCACCCGGACCACGACCGAGCGGTTGCGGTCGCCCCAGCAGACCGTCGTCGGCGCCTCCTGGTGGGGGACGAGACGGAGGTAGGAGGTCGGGATGGTGTTCCCGAAAGCCGTCAGGGCGTCGGAGGCGTCAAGGATGCCGGCGATCATCTTCCGGGCGAGCGGGCTCAGTCTGCCCTCCTCGACCAGCAGGTTCCTGCCGTCCTTCTCGACGAGCATGTGGAAGTGCATCCCGCTCCCGGCCTTGCCGACGGTGATCTTCGGGGCGAAACTGATCTCGACACCGTACTGGTTGCCGAGCATCCGCAAGACCCACTTCGCGACGATCAGCTGCTCGACCGCCTGCTCCACCGGCATCGGCAGGAACTCGATCTCGTGCTGCTCGTAGTAAGCGTCGTCGTTATAGAAGCACCCGACCTCAGAGTGGCCGTACTTGATCCTGCCTCCGGCGCGGGCGATCAGCCGCATCGCCTCGTCCCGCAGGTCCGCGAACTTGACGAAGGGTTCGGCCGAGTGGTAACCTTTCTGGTCGCGGCCGGGGTAGAGGTCGTCCCGCGGGCTGACGACGTAGTACTCGAGTTCTCCAAGGGTCTTGAAGGTGCACCCGGTCCGGCGGGTGAACTCCTCGTCCGCCTTGCGGAGCACGTACTCCGGCGCGCTCTCAAGCGGTTTCCCGTCGCTGTCGTAGAACGAGCAGAGGAACTCGAGTGTCGGCACCTCGGCGAACGGGCTCACGAACGCCGTGCGATACCGGGGGATGACGTAGAGATCGCTGCTCCCCGCCTCGATGAACGAAAAGAGGTTGCTGCCGTCGACGCGTTCGCCGTCCGAGAGGATGGTATCGAGGTGTTCCTTTGAAGAGATGACAAAATTGAGGGTCTTGAGTTTGCCGTCCTCGGCGGCGTAACGGAAGTTGACCATCTCAATTCCGTTCGCCTCGCAAAACCGTATCATGTCCTCTTTCGTAAATTTCGCCGGATCCTTCTTGAGAAAACGTACCAGCTCGTTGGGGTTCATCAGGATCTCAGAATCATTCATATTTTTTAAACGTTGGCTTTGACCGTATAAAAATGAGTCTTCGCCTCTCCGCATCCTGTCCGGCGAGGGTATCGCGCATCCGGATATACGATGGATAAAGAGCCGGATCGAGGATGGCAGCAGCCTCGCAGGGGTTGAAAACGGCAGCACAATCAGCTCACACCACCCGCGCGACGGATTACGGCTCCGTTCCGATCGCTAGCCCGCCCCGTCCAGCCTTCCTGAGAGATCCCACACCACCCTCAGGGCCTTCGAGATGGCGTTGCCGGCATCCTCTCCCCGGAACCCCGCCACCTCCGCGAGCACCGCAAGACCGAGCCGGGCGTTCCTCTTCGCGTAGTCAAACGATACCTGGTCGACGGTGTCGTCCGGGGTATGGGCCGGGCCGTGCCCCTCGCAATGGGTCGTCACGGCCGGGTAACCCCGGTCACGGAAGGATACGTGATCTGAGGTGCAGGAATGGACGTTCTCGGTCAGGGTGAAGTTCGTGGAGTAGAGGGTGTTATAGTCCGCCATGAGTGCCGCGACATCCGCGGAATGCTCGTCGTAGACGATATCGAGCACGGAGCGGTCAAGGGGATCGTAGCAGGACGAGTCGTAGTTGAGATAGAGCACGATCGGGGACGCCGCACCGGCGGCGTACTCGATGCTGCCGAGACGGCCGACCTCTTCGCCGTTCCAGAACGCGAACTGCACCGTCCGGTCGAACGAGTGCTCGCTCATAACCCGGGCAAGTTCCAGGACGATCGCGACGCCGCAGCCGTTGTCGGTGGCCCCGGGCGCGCGGGCGGGGTCGAGCGACTTGCTGTCGTAGTGCGCCCCCACCACCACGACTCCGTCGGAGGCGTCGCCCCCGGGGAGCGTGGCGACGATGGCATTGTGTTCGCCGCCCCGTGACTCCACCTCGAGCCCGGGGATGGCGGCAAGCCTCGCGGAGAGGTACGCACCCGCCTCCTGGTTCCCCTCGGTGCCGTATACCCGGGTCGAGAAGTTCTGCAGGTCGTAGGTCGTGTTCCGGAGTTCCGACTCGTCGATCTCTGCGAGCATCGCGGCGATCCCGGGGTCGTACTCACCCCCGGGCGTGCCGGTGGCGGCTGCCGGAGCGGCTGCAAGGAGAACTGCCATGCCGGTGAGGAGGAGAACGCAGAACGACGGCCCGTGAGAACGGGCATGCCGTCGGGTATGCTTTCCGTGCACTGAATCCTGTTTCATACATGATCACGCAGAACATGCCGAAAGGAGAGGGAGAGATATATACTTTCTCCCGGACGAAGAGGAGATTGCGATCGGAGAGAAGGGCCATCCCCGACCGGAATCGCCGGAACACGCCCCGGATACCCTTCATGGGAGACGCGGTTTCCGGGGCCAGGTATATATTGCATGGCAAAGAGAGGGGTCCTGAGCGGCCCAGAGGCGGATCGCGATAGGTGCATTCATGCCCGACCGACCATCAGCAGGCGACGAGTCGACCCTCTTACGATGGATGCGGCTTGAGATCGGCAGGATCAACGACGGGATCGTCTCGGAGCGTAAACGCCTCTCCCGGCTCCTCGCGGAAGAGCACCCGTCGTCCGTCACGAAGGGAGGGGACCGCTACGACTTTGACCGGGGCGTCCTTCTTCACCTGGAGAGGACACTCCCGGGCGAGTTGCAGAGACGGCTCCGGCTCCCGATCCTCTTCTACTTCGACTCGACGGTTCCGGACAGTTTCTTCCTCGGAGACGAGGCCGCGGTGCAGGCCCTCCAACACCTCGGGGAGATCAGTACCCTTAGGAGGATGCAGGGCGGAAGGCTCTGGATCGCAAAACCTCTCGTCTACGCCGTCATGAACCGGTACCCGACGGTCATGCAGGTTGTGATGGGGTAGGGGAACCGTCCCCCACGGAAAAGAGGATGAACGTCTCCCCGGCACCCGACAGGATACCCGCCGCCTGGTGGCCGACGATCGGATACGCAGCCGCTGAGACACCCGGCGGCAGATCACCGGCATACCGGCCCTCGGTGATCGGCGGGACCTCGCGAGACGACCGATCCTGTGTTCCAACGACGATACAGGCTATCAACCCGCCGACAACCAGTGCCTGAATGACGACGGTCAATATTGTGGCCATCTGCTGCTGGGAGATTCTATCACCCCGCGTGCCGGAGGCGGGGATGATATTTATATTTTGCTATTTTTATTACGCCGAATAATATATATTGCTACACATATGTTGCACGGTAGCGAAGGAACGGCAACCGGACATTCGGTGACCCGGGCGGTACACGCACGGCATCAGCCGGAACGGCCCGGGGACTGGCCGGAACCGCCCTTCTTCGCGACCGTCCTCCGGAACCGCTCAAAGACCGGGCGGGTGACCTCGTCCATCTGCCGGTCGAAGTAGTCGACCCATTCCGCGACGAGGGCGAGCTG from Methanoculleus chikugoensis encodes the following:
- a CDS encoding M28 family metallopeptidase, whose translation is MKQDSVHGKHTRRHARSHGPSFCVLLLTGMAVLLAAAPAAATGTPGGEYDPGIAAMLAEIDESELRNTTYDLQNFSTRVYGTEGNQEAGAYLSARLAAIPGLEVESRGGEHNAIVATLPGGDASDGVVVVGAHYDSKSLDPARAPGATDNGCGVAIVLELARVMSEHSFDRTVQFAFWNGEEVGRLGSIEYAAGAASPIVLYLNYDSSCYDPLDRSVLDIVYDEHSADVAALMADYNTLYSTNFTLTENVHSCTSDHVSFRDRGYPAVTTHCEGHGPAHTPDDTVDQVSFDYAKRNARLGLAVLAEVAGFRGEDAGNAISKALRVVWDLSGRLDGAG
- a CDS encoding DUF61 family protein — its product is MPDRPSAGDESTLLRWMRLEIGRINDGIVSERKRLSRLLAEEHPSSVTKGGDRYDFDRGVLLHLERTLPGELQRRLRLPILFYFDSTVPDSFFLGDEAAVQALQHLGEISTLRRMQGGRLWIAKPLVYAVMNRYPTVMQVVMG